A single Oryctolagus cuniculus chromosome 18, mOryCun1.1, whole genome shotgun sequence DNA region contains:
- the KMT2B gene encoding histone-lysine N-methyltransferase 2B isoform X3, giving the protein MAAAAGGGSCPGPGSARGRFPGRPRGSGGGGGRGGRGSGAERVRVALRRGGGAAGPGGAEPGEDTALLRLLGLRRGLRRLRRLWAGPRVQRGRGRGRGRGWGQNRGCVPEEESSDGESDDEEFQGFHSDEDVAPSSLRSALRSQRGRAPRGRGRKHKTTPLPPPRLADVTPTPPKTPARKRGEEGTERMVQALTELLRRAQAPPPPRSQTCEPSTPRRSRGRPPGRPAGPCRKKHQAVVVAEAAVTIPKSEPPPPVVPVKHRTGTWKCKEGPGPGPGAPKRGGQSGRGGRGGRGRGRGGLPLVIKFVSKAKKVKMGQLSLGLESGQGQGQHGEGWQDASQRVGSGQKRGSCWKNQEQKLEEAGEETREEKDKEEGEEKEERAVAEEEVMLAKEKEEGEPPSPPLTPPAPVAPPAFPPASASPPPPLCPLPPPASPPLLPSPPPPPAPEEQEESPPPVAPAACSRKRGRPPLTPSQRAEREAARAGPEGTSPPAPTPSTTAGGPPEDSPTVAPKSTTFLKNIRQFIMPVVSARSSRVIKTPRRFMDEDPPKPPKVDISPVLRPPIATSPLAPQEPAPAPSPPRAPTPPSTPVPLPEKRRSILREPTFRWISLTRELPPPPPAPPPAPSPSPSPPPAPPTPSRRPLLLRAPQFTPSEAHLKIYESVLTTPPLGAPEAPEPEPPPADDSPAEPEPRAVGRTNHLSLPRFAPVVTTPVKGEGPLQGTSALSNGQQPQAQLQQPLQALQTQLLPQALPPQQPQLQPQLQLQPPPSPQQTPPLEKARIGGLGPLPLSGVEEKMFSLLKRAKVQLFKIDQQQQQKVATSMPPSPGGQMEEIMGTVKQISDRGSVRSEDESVETKRERPSGPESPVQGPRIKHVCRHAAVALGQARAMVPEDVPRLSALPLRDRQDLATEDTSSTSETESVPSRSRRAKVESAGPGGDLEPAGSGGALTHTPRRSLPSHHGKKMRMARCGHCRGCLRVQDCGSCVNCLDKPKFGGPNTKKQCCVYRKCDKIEARKMERLAKKGRTIVKTLLPWDSDESPEASPGPPGPRRGAGAGGPREEVVAPPGPEEQDSLLLQRKSARRCVKQRPSYDIFEDSDDSEPGGPPAPRRRTPRESELPVPEPEEQSRPRKPTLQPVLQLKARRRLDKDALAPGPFAAFPNGWTGKQKSPDGVHRVRVDFKEDCDLENVWLMGGLSVLTSVPGGPPMVCLLCASKGLHELLFCQVCCDPFHPFCLEEAERPLPQHHDTWCCRRCKFCHVCGRKGRGSKHLLECERCRHAYHPACLGPSYPTRATRKRRHWICSACVRCKSCGATPGKNWDVEWSGDYSLCPRCTQLYEKGNYCPICTRCYEDNDYESKMMQCAQCDHWVHAKCEGLSDEDYEILSGLPDSVLYTCGPCAGATPPRWREALSGALQGGLRQVLQGLLSSKVVGPLLLCSQCGQDGKQLHTGPCDLQAVSQRFEEGHYKSVHSFMEDMVGILMRHSEEGETPERRAGGQMKGLLLKLLESAFGWFDAHDPKYWRRSTRLPNGVLPNAVLPPSLDHVYAQWRQQELETAESGQPPGDPSAAFQGKDPTAFSHLEDPRQCALCLKYGDADSKEAGRLLYIGQNEWTHVNCAIWSAEVFEENDGSLKNVHAAVARGRQMRCELCLKPGATVGCCLSSCLSNFHFMCARASCCIFQDDKKVFCQKHTDLLDGKEIVTPDGFDVLRRVYVDFEGISFKRKFLTGLEPDAINVLIGSIRIDSLGTLSDLSDCEGRLFPIGYQCSRLYWSTVDARRRCWYRCRILEYRPWGPREEPVHLEAADENQTIVHSPAPSLEPPDHEETPPDTDALTPGAPEGHSPVASLDPPLRPDSSSAPPPAPRSFSGARIKVPNYSPSRRPLGGVSFGPLPSPGSPSSLTHHIPTVGDPDFPAPPRRSRRPSPLAPRLPPSRLASPPLRTSPPLRVPPPTSVITALTPTSGELAPPGLAPSPPPPEDLGPDFEDMEVVSGLSAADLDFAASLLGTEPFQEEIVAAGTVGSSHGIPGDSSEEEASPTTHYVHFPVTVVSGPALAPSALPGAPRIEQLDGVDDGTDSEAEAVQQPRGQGTPPTGPGVGRAGVLGGVGDRSRPPEDLPSEIVDFVLKNLGGSGEGGSGPREESLPPAPPLANGSQPPQGLPSSPADPSRTFAWLPGAPGVRVLSLGPTPEPPKPATSKIILVNKLGQVFVKMTGEGEPAPPPVKQPPLPPAIPPTAPTSWTLPPGPLLGVLPVVGVGVVRPAPPPPPPPLTLVFSSGPPSPPRQAIRVKRVSTFSGRSLPAPPPNKTLRLDEDGESLDDTPQVPGLGNSGFSRVRMKTPTVRGVLDLDTPGEPTGEESPGPLQERSPLLPLPEGGPPQAPEGPPDLLLESQWHHYSELPLRSVWPRCRKTQKWRFSSMCEVL; this is encoded by the exons atggcggcggcggcgggcggcggcagTTGCCCCGGGCCTGGCTCCGCGAGGGGCCGCTTCCCGGGCCGGCCGCGGGGctccggcgggggaggggggcgcgGCGGACGGGGCAGCGGGGCCGAAAGAGTGCGGGTAGCTctgcggcgcggcggcggcgcggcggggccgggcggaGCCGAGCCCGGGGAGGACACGGCCCTGCTCCGTTTGCTGGGGCTCCGCCGGGGCCTGCGCCGGCTCCGCCGCCTGTGGGCCGGCCCGCGCGTTCAGcgaggcaggggccggggccggggccggggctggggccagaaCCGGGGCTGCGTGCCGGAGGAGGAGAGCAGTGACGGGGAATCCGACGATGAG GAGTTTCAGGGTTTTCATTCAGATGAAGATGTGGCCCCCAGTTCCTTGCGCTCTGCGCTCCGATCCCAGCGAG GTCGAGCCCCTCGAGGTCGGGGCCGCAAGCATAAGACaaccccccttcctcctcctcgccTAGCAGATGTGACTCCTACCCCCCCAAAGACCCCTGCCCGGAAACGGGGTGAGGAGGGCACAGAACGGATGGTGCAGGCACTGACTGAACTTCTCCGGCGGGcccaggcacccccacccccccggagCCAGACATGTGAGCCCTCCACTCCCCGTCGGTCTCGGGGACGGCCCCCAGGACGGCCAGCAGGCCCCTGCAGGAAGAAGCACCAAGCAGTAGTGGTGGCAGAAGCGGCTGTGACAATCCCCAAATCTGAGCCCCCACCTCCTGTGGTTCCAGTAAAACACCGAACTGGCACTTGGAAGTGCAAGGAGGGCCCTGGCCCAGGACCTGGGGCCCCAAAGCGCGGAGGACAGTCTGGGCGAGGAGGCCGTGGAGGCAGGGGGCGAGGCCGAGGCGGGCTCCCCCTGGTGATCAAGTTTGTTTCAAAGGCCAAAAAAGTGAAGATGGGACAGCTGTCcttgggacttgaatcaggtcAGGGTCAAGGTCAACATGGGGAAGGCTGGCAGGATGCTTCCCAAAGAGTTGGATCTGGACAGAAAAGGGGGTCTTGCTGgaagaatcaggagcagaagctggaggaggcgggggaggagacgagagaagaaaaagacaaggaggagggagaagagaaggaagagagagctgTAGCCGAGGAAGAGGTGATGCTGGctaaggaaaaggaggagggggagccGCCGTCGCCACCCCTGACTCCTCCAGCCCCGGTCGCTCCTCCAGCATTCCCACCCGCTTCAGCatctcctccacccccactctgccctctgccccccccAGCGTCACCCCCACTCCTCCCGTCCCCTCCACCGCCTCCTGCCCCGGAGGAGCAAGAAGAGTCCCCTCCTCCCGTGGCCCCTGCTGCGTGCTCCAGGAAGAGGGGCCGGCCTCCCCTGACCCCCAGCCAGCGGGCAGAGAGGGAAGCTGCCCGGGCAGGGCCAGAGGGCACTTCTCCTCCCGCTCCAACCCCCAGCACCACCGCAGGAGGCCCTCCGGAAGATAGTCCCACCGTGGCCCCCAAAAGTACCACCTTCCTGAAGAATATCCGGCAGTTTATTATGCCTGTGGTGAGTGCCCGCTCCTCCCGCGTCATCAAGACACCTCGGCGATTCATGGATGAAGACCCCCCCAAGCCCCCAAAGGTGGATATCTCACCTGTTCTACGACCTCCCATTGCCACTTCCCCTCTTGCTCCCCAGgaaccagccccagccccctctccacCACGTGCTCCAACTCCCCCATCGACACCTGTCCCACTCCCCGAGAAGAGACGGTCCATTCTAAGGGAACCCACGTTTCGCTGGATCTCACTGACCCGggagctgccccctcctcctcctgcccctccaccAGCCCCGTCCCCATCCccgtccccgccccctgcccctcccaccccttcccGGAGGCCCCTGCTCCTTCGGGCCCCTCAGTTTACCCCAAGTGAAGCCCACCTGAAGATCTATGAATCGGTGCTTACTACTCCTCCTCTTGGGGCTCCTGAAGCTCCTGAGCCAGAGCCGCCTCCTGCCGATGACTCTCCAGCTGAGCCCGAGCCACGGGCAGTGGGCCGCACCAACCACCTCAGCCTGCCCCGATTCGCCCCCGTGGTCACCACTCCTGTTAAGGGCGAGGGGCCCCTTCAGGGGACTTCAGCTCTGAGCAATGGGCAGCAGCcgcaggctcagctccagcagcccctgcaggccttgcagacccagctgctgccccaggcACTGCCACCACAGCAGCCACAGCTACAGCCCCAGTTACAACTTCAGCCGCCACCGTCGCCACAGCAGACACCGCCACTGGAGAAGGCCCGGATTGGAGGCCTGGGTCCCTTGCCACTGTCTGGGGTGGAAGAGAAAATGTTCAGCCTGCTGAAGAGAGCCAAGGTGCAGCTGTTCAAGAtagaccagcagcagcagcagaaggtggcgaCGTCGATGCCG CCGAGCCCTGGCGGGCAGATGGAGGAGATCATGGGGACTGTCAAGCAGATCTCAGACAGAGGCTCTGTCAGGTCTGAAGATGAATCAGTGGAAactaagagagagagaccctcG GGCCCAGAGTCCCCTGTGCAAGGCCCTCGCATCAAGCACGTCTGCCGCCatgctgctgtggccctgggtcaGGCCCGGGCCATGGTGCCCGAGGATGTCCCCCGCCTCAGTGCTCTCCCTCTCCGGGATCGGCAGGACCTCGCCACGGAGG ATACGTCATCAACCTCTGAGACAGAGAGTGTCCCGTCACGGTCCCGGAGGGCAAAGGTGGAgtcagcagggcctgggggagacctggaaccCGCAGGATCTGGAGGGGCCCTGACCCATACGCCCCGGCgctccctgccctcccaccaTGGCAAGAAGATGCGAATGGCCCGCTGTGGACACTGTCGGGGCTGCTTGCGTGTGCAGGACTGTGGGTCCTGTGTCAACTGCTTGGACAAGCCCAAGTTTGGGGGCCCCAACACCAAGAAGCAGTGCTGTGT atACCGGAAGTGTGACAAGATAGAGGCTCGGAAGATGGAGCGGCTGGCTAAAAAAG GCCGGACGATAGTGAAGACGCTGTTGCCCTGGGATTCCGATGAATCTCCTGAGGCCTCCCCTGGTCCTCCAGGCCCACGCCGGGGGGCGGGAGCTGGGGGGCCCCGGGAGGAGGTGGTGGCCCCCCCGGGGCCCGAGGAGCAGGactccctcctcctgcagcgcaaGTCAGCCCGGCGCTGCGTCAAACAGCGACCCTCCTATGATATCTTCGAGGACTCGGATGACTCGGAGCCCGGGGGTCCCCCTGCTCCCCGGCGTCGGACCCCCCGAGAAAGTG AGCTGCCGGTGCCAGAACCTGAGGAACAGAGCCGGCCCCGCAAACCCACCCTGCAGCCTGTGTTGCAGCTCAAGGCCCGAAGGCGCCTGGACAAG GACGCTTTGGCCCCTGGCCCCTTTGCTGCCTTTCCCAATGGCTGGACTGGAAAACAGAAGTCCCCCGATGGTGTGCACCGGGTCCGTGTGGATTTTAAG GAGGACTGTGATCTCGAGAACGTGTGGCTGATGGGCGGCCTGAGCGTGCTCACGTCCGTGCCCGGGGGGCCGCCGATGGTGTGCTTGCTGTGCGCCAGCAAAGGCCTGCACGAG ctgctgtTCTGCCAAGTCTGCTGTGACCCTTTCCACCCGTTCTGCCTGGAGGAAGCAGAgcggcccctgccccagcaccacGACACCTGGTGTTGCCGCCGCTGCAAATTCTGCCACGTCTGTGGACGCAAAGGCCGGGGTTCCAAG CACCTCCTGGAGTGTGAGCGTTGCCGCCATGCCTATCACCCAGCCTGCCTAGGACCCAGCTACCCAACTCGGGCCACGCGCAAACGGCGCCACTGG ATCTGCTCAGCCTGCGTACGCTGTAAGAGCTGTGGGGCCACTCCAGGCAAGAACTGGGATGTCGAGTGGTCTGGAGATTACAGCCTCTGCCCCAGGTGCACCCAGCTCTATGAGAAAG gAAACTACTGCCCCATCTGCACACGCTGCTATGAGGACAACGACTACGAGAGCAAAATGATGCAGTGTGCACAGTGTGACCACTGGGTGCATGCCAAGTGTGAGGGGCTCTCAG ATGAAGACTATGAGATCCTGTCAGGGCTGCCAGACTCCGTGCTGTACACCTGTGGGCCGTGTGCTGGGGCCACACCGCCCCGCTGGAGGGAGGCTCTGAGTGGAGCCCTACAGGGGGGCCTGCGCCAGGTGCTCCAGGGCCTGCTGAGCTCCAAGGTGGTGGGCCCGCTGCTGCTGTGCTCCCAG TGTGGGCAGGATGGGAAACAGCTTCACACAGGGCCCTGTGATCTGCAAGCTGTGAGTCAGCGCTTCGAGGAAGGCCACTATAAGTCCGTG CACAGCTTCATGGAGGACATGGTGGGCATCCTGATGAGGCACTCAGAAGAAGGGGAGACCCCAGAGCGCCGGGCTGGAGGCCAGATGAAGGGGCTCCTACTGAAG CTGCTAGAGTCTGCGTTCGGCTGGTTCGACGCCCACGACCCCAAGTACTGGCGACGGAGTACCCGGCTGCCGAA CGGCGTCCTTCCCAATGCGGTATTGCCCCCATCCCTGGACCACGTCTACGCTCAGTGGAGACAGCAGGAACTGGAGACCGCAGAgtcagggcagcctccaggggACCCCTCGGCAG CTTTCCAGGGGAAGGATCCAACTGCTTTCTCACACCTGGAGGACCCCCGCCAGTGTGCCCTCTGCCTCAAGTACGGGGACGCAGACTCCAAG GAGGCAGGGCGGCTCCTGTACATCGGGCAGAATGAGTGGACGCATGTCAATTGTGCCATTTGGTCAGCTGAAGTGTTCGAGGAAAATGACGGCTCCCTCAAGAACGTGCACGCTGCCGTGGCTCGCGGCCGGCAGATG CGCTGTGAACTCTGCCTGAAGCCCGGCGCCACGGTGGGCTGCTGCCTGTCCTCCTGCCTCAGCAACTTCCACTTCATGTGCGCCCGGGCCAGCTGCTGCATCTTCCAGGACGACAAGAAGGTTTTCTGCCAGAAGCACACGGACCTCCTGGACGGCAAG GAGATCGTGACTCCCGATGGTTTTGATGTTCTCCGTCGAGTCTACGTAGACTTCGAGGGCATCAGCTTCAAGCGAAAGTTCTTGACGGGGCTTGAACCCGACGCCATCAACGTGCTCATCG GTTCCATCCGAATTGACTCCTTGGGCACCCTGTCTGACCTCTCCGACTGCGAGGGACGGCTTTTTCCCATTGGCTACCA GTGCTCCCGCCTCTACTGGAGCACTGTGGATGCTCGGAGGCGCTGCTGGTATCGGTGCCGAATTCTGGAGTATCGGCCATGGGGGCCAAGGGAAGAGCCTGTTCACCTGGAGGCGGCGGACGAGAACCAGACCATCGTGCACAGCCCCGCCCCTTCCTTGG AGCCCCCAGATCATGAGGAAACCCCCCCAGACACAGATGCCCTTACCCCTGGCGCTCCTGAGGGCCACTCACCTGTTGCGAGCCTGGACCCACCACTTCGGCCTGATTCAAGCAGCGCCCCTCCTCCGGCCCCCCGCTCCTTCTCAGGGGCTCGAATCAAAGTGCCCAACTACTCGCCATCTCGGAGGCCCCTGGGGGGTGTCTCCTTTGGccccctcccatcccctg GAAGTCCATCTTCTCTGACCCACCACATCCCtacagtgggagacccggacttcCCAGCTCCCCCCAGGCGTTCCCGTCGGCCCAGTCCCTTGGCCCCCAGGCTGCCACCATCACGGCTGGCCTCCCCGCCTCTCAGAACCTCCCCTCCACTCAGGGTGCCCCCTCCTACCTCAGTCATTACAGCCCTCACACCTACCTCAGGGGAGCTGGctccccctggcctggccccatctCCGCCGCCCCCGGAAGACCTGGGCCCAGACTTTGAGGACATGGAGGTGGTGTCGGGACTGAGTGCTGCTGACCTGGACTTTGCGGCCAGCCTGCTGGGGACTGAGCCCTTCCAGGAAGAGATTGTGGCTGCGGGGACAGTGGGGAGCAGCCATGGGATCCCAGGGGACAGCTCAGAGGAGGAGGCCAGCCCCACCACCCACTACGTCCACTTCCCTGTGACTGTGGtttctggccctgccctggcccccagcgCCCTCCCTGGAGCCCCCCGCATTGAACAGCTGGACGGAGTGGATGATGGCACAGACAGTGAGGCTGAGGCAGTCCAGCAGCCTCGGGGCCAGGGGACTCCTCCCACAGGGCCAGGAGTGGGCCGAGCTGGGGTCCTTGGAGGTGTAGGGGACAGGTCCCGACCTCCCGAGGATCTGCCATCAGAAATTGTGGATTTTGTGTTGAAGAACCTAGGGGGCTCTGGAGAGGGGGGTTCTGGTCCCAGAGAAGAGTCGCTCCCCCCGGCACCACCCCTGGCCAATGGCAGCCAGCCCCCTCAAGGCCTGCCCTCTAGCCCAGCTGACCCCTCCCGGACATTTGCCTGGCTTCCTGGGGCCCCAGGGGTCCGGGTGTtgagcctgggccccactcctgAGCCCCCCAAACCTGCCACATCCAAAATCATCCTTGTCAACAAGCTGGGGCAAGTGTTTGTGAAGATGACTGGGGAGGGCGAACCTGCCCCACCTCCGGTGAAGcagccacccctgccccctgccattCCCCCCACAGCTCCCACCTCCTGGACTCTGCCCCCAGGACCTCTGCTGGGTGTGTTGCCAGTGGTAGGGGTAGGAGTggtccgccccgccccgcccccacctccccctcctctgaCACTGGTGTTCAGCAGTGGCCCCCCAAGCCCACCCCGACAGGCCATCCGTGTGAAGAGGGTGTCCACATTCTCTGGCAGATCGCTGCCAGCACCTCCCCCAAACAAAACCCTCCGGCTGGATGAAGATGGAGAGTCCTTAGACGATACCCCCCAAGTTCCAGGGCTTGGTAATAGTGG GTTTAGCCGAGTGAGGATGAAAACGCCCACAGTGCGTGGAGTTCTCGACCTGGACACTCCTGGGGAGCCCACTGGGGAGGAGAGCCCTGG GCCCCTCCAGGAGCGGTCCCCTTTGCTGCCACTGCCTGAAGGTGGTCCTCCCCAGGCCCCTGAGGGTCCCCCAGACCTGCTGCTTGAGTCCCAGTGGCACCACTACTCAG AGCTGCCCTTGAGGAGCGTATGGCCTCGttgcagaaagacacagaaatggCGTTTCAGCTCCATGTGCGAGGTCCTTTGA